In Synechococcus sp. PCC 6312, one genomic interval encodes:
- a CDS encoding 4a-hydroxytetrahydrobiopterin dehydratase, with protein sequence MATPLSPTQIQEQLAQLPAWTLKNNRIERIFTFNDFLGSIAFVNQLVGPAEAAGHHPDLCISWNKVTVSLTTHDAGGLTQLDFDLARQLSNL encoded by the coding sequence CAAGAGCAACTTGCCCAACTCCCGGCCTGGACATTAAAGAATAATCGCATTGAGCGGATTTTTACCTTCAATGATTTTCTCGGTTCCATTGCCTTTGTGAATCAGCTAGTTGGGCCTGCGGAAGCTGCGGGTCACCACCCCGACCTCTGTATTTCCTGGAATAAAGTCACGGTTAGCTTAACGACCCATGATGCTGGGGGACTAACCCAACTGGATTTTGACCTAGCTCGGCAACTCTCTAACTTATAG
- a CDS encoding ferredoxin:protochlorophyllide reductase (ATP-dependent) subunit N: MTLAEAAPQALNFDCETGNYHTFCPISCVAWLYQKIEDSFFLVIGTKTCGYFLQNAMGVMIFAEPRYAMAELEEGDISAQLNDYNELKRLCEQIKRDRNPSVIVWIGTCTTEIIKMDLEGLAPKLEGEIGIPIVVARANGLDYAFTQGEDTVLAAMAARCPTKVVESETEERNAIQKLLNFGRKKDEIAATDTEYKDHAPLVLFGSLPDPVVTQLTLELKRQGIKVSGWLPAKRYTELPVIEEGYYVAGVNPFLSRTATTLMRRRKCKLIGAPFPIGPDGTRAWVEKICTVLGIEPQGLAEREAQIWESLEDYLQLIRGKSVFFMGDNLLEISLARFLVRCGMTVQEIGIPYMDKRYQAAELALLESTCNEMGSPLPTIMEKPDNYNQLQRIQDLQPNLVITGMAHANPLEARGISTKWSVEFTFAQIHGFSNARDVLELVTRPLRRNQALANLGWEKLVADV; encoded by the coding sequence ATGACCCTTGCTGAAGCTGCCCCCCAGGCCTTGAATTTTGATTGCGAAACCGGGAATTACCATACCTTTTGCCCGATTAGTTGCGTGGCCTGGCTCTATCAAAAAATTGAAGATAGCTTTTTCCTCGTGATTGGCACCAAAACCTGCGGCTACTTTCTTCAGAACGCGATGGGGGTGATGATTTTTGCCGAACCCCGCTATGCCATGGCCGAGTTGGAAGAAGGAGATATTTCGGCTCAGTTGAACGACTACAACGAACTCAAACGGCTCTGTGAGCAAATTAAACGGGATCGCAACCCCAGTGTGATTGTCTGGATTGGCACCTGCACCACCGAAATTATCAAAATGGACTTGGAGGGCCTGGCACCCAAACTAGAGGGGGAAATTGGCATCCCGATTGTTGTGGCTCGGGCCAATGGCCTGGATTATGCTTTTACCCAAGGGGAAGATACCGTACTTGCCGCCATGGCCGCCCGTTGTCCAACCAAAGTCGTGGAATCGGAAACCGAAGAACGCAATGCGATCCAAAAACTCCTGAACTTCGGCCGCAAAAAAGATGAGATTGCCGCTACTGATACGGAATATAAAGATCACGCGCCCCTGGTCTTATTTGGTTCATTACCCGATCCGGTGGTGACGCAACTGACCCTTGAACTGAAACGGCAAGGGATTAAAGTCTCCGGGTGGTTGCCCGCTAAGCGCTATACCGAACTGCCGGTGATTGAAGAAGGCTATTATGTGGCGGGGGTAAATCCGTTCCTCTCTCGGACAGCAACCACCCTGATGCGGCGGCGCAAATGCAAACTCATCGGCGCACCATTTCCGATTGGGCCGGATGGGACTCGGGCCTGGGTTGAGAAAATTTGCACCGTCTTAGGGATTGAACCACAGGGATTAGCCGAGCGGGAAGCCCAGATTTGGGAGAGCTTGGAAGATTACCTGCAACTAATTCGGGGCAAGTCCGTCTTTTTCATGGGTGATAACCTTTTAGAAATTTCCCTGGCGCGGTTTTTGGTGCGCTGTGGCATGACCGTCCAAGAAATTGGCATTCCCTACATGGACAAACGCTACCAGGCCGCGGAATTAGCCCTGTTGGAAAGCACCTGTAACGAAATGGGGTCTCCCTTGCCGACCATTATGGAAAAACCGGACAACTACAACCAACTGCAACGGATTCAAGACCTGCAACCGAATTTGGTCATCACTGGCATGGCCCACGCTAACCCCCTCGAAGCTCGTGGGATCAGTACCAAATGGTCGGTGGAGTTTACTTTTGCCCAAATTCACGGATTTAGTAACGCTCGGGATGTCTTGGAGTTGGTGACTCGTCCCTTGCGCCGGAATCAAGCTCTGGCTAATCTTGGCTGGGAGAAATTAGTTGCGGACGTTTAG
- a CDS encoding phosphoribosyltransferase, whose protein sequence is MFRSLGCFYPLGIDLSSTPVGHLGGILAHLLTMIFQDRQDAGLQLAACLRHLPLVNPVVLGIPRGGIMVGLEVACQFQVPLGVVLTRRLTSQKFPEVSFGAIGEEGVKVLDQATIGLMAISDPEIIRAEREAQTELQRRIRDFRHGESLPSLAGKTVIVVDDGLATGLTAWAAIKVVRQHHPTQVIVAVPVASPTSVRKIQQWADAVVTVATPPNFRSVGEWYGDFNPNLSETEVLAALTQANAPLNP, encoded by the coding sequence ATGTTCAGGAGCCTGGGTTGTTTTTATCCGCTAGGAATTGACCTAAGCAGTACCCCTGTCGGGCATCTGGGTGGGATACTTGCCCATCTCCTCACTATGATTTTTCAAGATCGTCAAGATGCTGGTTTGCAACTGGCAGCCTGTTTGCGCCATCTTCCTTTAGTCAATCCGGTTGTTTTGGGAATTCCGCGCGGCGGTATTATGGTTGGCCTGGAGGTGGCTTGCCAGTTTCAGGTTCCTTTGGGGGTTGTCCTAACGCGGCGGCTAACCTCTCAAAAGTTTCCTGAGGTCAGTTTTGGGGCGATTGGGGAGGAGGGGGTAAAGGTTTTAGATCAAGCGACAATCGGCCTGATGGCTATTTCCGATCCTGAAATAATTAGGGCAGAACGGGAGGCTCAGACAGAACTTCAACGGCGAATTCGCGACTTTCGGCATGGGGAATCATTACCCAGTTTGGCTGGAAAAACGGTCATTGTGGTGGATGATGGCCTGGCCACCGGACTGACGGCCTGGGCTGCAATTAAGGTTGTTCGTCAGCACCACCCTACCCAAGTAATTGTCGCCGTCCCCGTCGCCAGTCCTACCAGTGTCCGTAAAATTCAGCAATGGGCCGATGCTGTGGTCACCGTTGCGACTCCACCCAATTTTCGCAGCGTGGGTGAATGGTACGGTGATTTTAATCCAAACCTTTCAGAAACCGAGGTCTTAGCTGCTCTAACCCAGGCCAATGCCCCCCTCAACCCTTGA
- a CDS encoding carotenoid oxygenase family protein, translated as MIPTLNPQAPANIPTYSLTDWQGGTRSLPDEYDYWIDEVTGEIPAGLVGTLFRNGPGLLDIGGVALKHPFDGDGMICAFTFKDGRVHFRNRYVQTTGYQAEQRAGKILYRGVFGTPKPGGWLNNFFDMKLKNIANTQVIYWGAKLLALWEAAWPYQLNPATLETLGEINLDGLLKPGDAFAAHPRLDPQQQRLVNFSLKPGLTTAARLFEFALDGTCVSQQDYSFPGFAFIHDFALTPNYGIFFQNPVQLNPIPYLLGFKGAAECLSFNPQNPTHIWLLPRSGGTPLHFTMPACFVFHHANAFELGDDIVVDSICYESFPGLDSDTDYRQVDFASLPPGQLWRIRINKTSQAVTMNQLDPRCCEFPCLHPNYVGQPYRYLYTAAADNPTGNAPLQGILRLDLETQTQEFWSAALRGFVTEPVFVPDPTRINPEDSASQETAGWLLVLTYEASRQKSDLVILDAANVRQGPLARLHLKHHIPYGLHGTFTPQTFMDASV; from the coding sequence ATGATTCCAACTCTAAACCCCCAGGCCCCAGCGAATATACCGACCTATAGCCTGACAGATTGGCAAGGGGGAACTCGTTCACTCCCAGATGAGTATGACTACTGGATTGATGAGGTGACAGGTGAGATTCCCGCCGGCCTGGTTGGCACATTATTTCGGAATGGGCCGGGACTCTTGGACATTGGCGGTGTAGCCCTCAAACATCCCTTTGATGGTGATGGGATGATTTGTGCCTTTACCTTTAAGGATGGGCGGGTGCATTTTCGGAATCGCTATGTCCAAACCACTGGCTACCAGGCCGAGCAACGGGCAGGAAAAATTCTCTATCGGGGGGTCTTTGGCACGCCTAAACCCGGTGGCTGGCTGAACAATTTTTTTGATATGAAGCTGAAAAATATTGCCAATACCCAGGTTATCTATTGGGGCGCGAAACTTTTAGCTCTTTGGGAAGCCGCTTGGCCCTATCAACTCAATCCGGCCACCCTGGAAACCTTGGGCGAAATTAACTTAGATGGCCTGCTGAAACCCGGAGATGCCTTTGCCGCCCACCCTCGCCTTGATCCCCAGCAACAGCGGCTCGTTAACTTCTCCCTCAAACCAGGACTAACCACCGCCGCCCGCCTGTTTGAGTTTGCCTTGGATGGGACTTGTGTCTCGCAGCAGGACTACAGTTTTCCTGGGTTTGCCTTTATCCATGACTTTGCCCTTACCCCCAACTACGGCATCTTTTTCCAAAACCCTGTCCAACTCAACCCAATTCCCTACCTATTAGGGTTCAAAGGGGCCGCTGAATGCTTAAGCTTTAACCCCCAAAACCCCACCCACATTTGGCTCTTACCTCGGTCAGGTGGAACCCCTTTACACTTCACCATGCCCGCCTGCTTTGTCTTCCACCATGCCAATGCCTTTGAACTCGGGGATGACATTGTTGTGGACTCCATTTGTTATGAGAGTTTCCCCGGCCTGGATAGCGACACCGACTACCGCCAGGTGGATTTTGCCAGCCTTCCTCCCGGACAACTGTGGCGGATCCGGATCAACAAAACGAGTCAAGCCGTCACCATGAACCAACTTGATCCCCGCTGTTGTGAGTTTCCCTGTCTGCACCCCAACTATGTTGGTCAACCCTACCGTTATCTCTACACGGCCGCCGCCGACAATCCCACTGGTAACGCCCCCCTCCAAGGTATTTTGCGACTTGATCTAGAAACCCAAACGCAAGAATTTTGGAGTGCGGCCCTACGGGGATTCGTCACCGAGCCAGTTTTTGTCCCCGACCCAACTCGAATCAATCCTGAGGACTCAGCCAGCCAAGAAACCGCGGGTTGGTTATTGGTTTTGACCTATGAAGCCAGTCGGCAAAAATCCGATCTCGTGATTCTAGATGCAGCCAACGTCCGTCAGGGCCCCCTAGCTCGATTACACCTGAAGCACCATATCCCCTATGGCCTGCATGGTACCTTTACTCCCCAGACTTTTATGGATGCCTCAGTCTAA
- a CDS encoding fructosamine kinase family protein, translating into MWSEINQAIASAIGQPFVTAGAQAVGGGSINQAYVLTDGQSRYFVKLNQPQRELMFRQEALGLQALHQIKAIRVPQVICTGLTERHSFIVLEYLSLCRGSAQAWKRLGQNLAELHRQGRGQRFGWAQDNTIGSTPQINPWTDDWPGFWRDARIGYQLQLARKRGIHLDHADDLLRNIPRLLANHPPQPTLVHGDLWSGNAAFTEDGEPVIFDPAPYYGDWEVDLGMTELFGGFPAEFYQGYESVQRLSVGYQTRKTLYNLYHVLNHGNLFGGSYWHQAQGMINALLTSLE; encoded by the coding sequence ATGTGGTCAGAGATTAACCAGGCCATTGCCAGTGCTATCGGTCAACCCTTTGTTACTGCTGGTGCTCAGGCTGTGGGTGGGGGAAGTATTAACCAGGCCTATGTCCTCACGGATGGCCAGTCACGCTATTTTGTCAAACTGAATCAGCCGCAGCGGGAATTAATGTTCCGCCAAGAAGCCCTCGGACTCCAAGCCCTACATCAGATTAAAGCGATTCGCGTCCCCCAGGTTATTTGTACGGGCTTAACAGAGCGGCATAGTTTTATTGTTTTAGAGTATCTATCCTTATGTAGGGGATCGGCCCAGGCCTGGAAACGGCTAGGTCAAAATCTTGCGGAGTTACACCGTCAGGGCCGTGGTCAGAGGTTTGGTTGGGCGCAAGACAACACCATCGGCAGTACCCCTCAGATTAATCCCTGGACTGATGATTGGCCCGGTTTTTGGCGAGATGCTCGAATTGGCTATCAACTCCAGTTGGCCCGCAAACGCGGCATACATTTAGATCATGCCGATGACTTGCTGCGGAATATTCCCCGTCTTTTAGCCAATCACCCGCCTCAACCCACCCTTGTTCACGGCGATCTCTGGAGTGGGAATGCTGCCTTTACTGAGGATGGGGAACCGGTAATTTTTGACCCGGCCCCTTACTATGGTGATTGGGAAGTAGATTTAGGGATGACGGAGCTATTTGGTGGCTTTCCGGCAGAATTTTACCAGGGCTATGAATCTGTTCAGCGTCTGTCCGTTGGGTATCAAACCCGTAAAACTCTTTACAACCTCTATCACGTCCTTAATCATGGCAACTTGTTTGGGGGCAGCTATTGGCATCAAGCCCAAGGGATGATCAACGCCCTACTTACATCACTGGAATAG
- the dxs gene encoding 1-deoxy-D-xylulose-5-phosphate synthase gives MQLSDLTHPNQLHGLSIAQLKQVACQIRDKHLETVAATGGHLGPGLGVVELTLALYQTLDFEKDRVVWDVGHQAYPHKMVTGRFNNFATLRQKNGIAGYLNRKESSFDHFGAGHASTSISAALGMALARDHQGENYKVVAIIGDGALTGGMALEAINHAGHLPQTNLMVVLNDNEMSISPNVGAIPRYLNKIRLSPEVQFIADNLNDQLKQLPFVDHSFTGSIKEGMKRLAVPKVGAVFEELGFTYIGPVDGHNIEELINTFNRAHQIVGPVLVHVATTKGKGYAIAEKDQVGYHAQNPFDLTTGKAKPSSKPKPPSYSKVFGDTLTKLAENDPRILGITAAMATGTGLDILQKNLPDQYIDVGIAEQHAVTMAAGLAASGMRPVITIYSTFLQRAFDQIVHDVCIQNLPVFFCMDRAGIVGADGPTHQGMYDIAYLRCLPNMVLMAPKDEAELQQMLVTGINYTSGPIAMRYPRGNGYGMPLMEEGWEELPIGKGELLRQGDDLLLLAYGSMVYPAMQVAEILGEHSLQATVVNARFAKPLDTELIIPLASQIKRVVTLEEGCLPGGFGSAILEACQDAGVLVPILRLGVPDLLVEHATADQSKAELGLTPPQMAEKILSQFAVPQPMGVRH, from the coding sequence ATGCAACTGAGTGATCTCACCCATCCGAACCAACTTCATGGTTTATCTATTGCTCAACTCAAACAGGTTGCCTGCCAAATCCGCGATAAGCACTTAGAAACGGTTGCTGCTACGGGGGGGCATCTCGGCCCAGGCCTGGGGGTCGTAGAACTGACCTTAGCTCTCTATCAAACCTTAGATTTTGAGAAGGATCGGGTTGTCTGGGATGTGGGACACCAGGCCTATCCCCACAAAATGGTCACCGGCCGGTTTAACAACTTTGCAACCCTACGCCAGAAAAATGGGATCGCCGGCTATCTCAATCGCAAAGAAAGTTCCTTTGATCACTTTGGGGCTGGCCATGCTTCCACCAGTATCTCAGCGGCATTGGGAATGGCCCTCGCTCGCGATCACCAAGGGGAAAACTACAAAGTTGTGGCCATTATTGGAGATGGAGCCTTGACGGGGGGCATGGCCCTAGAAGCAATCAACCACGCTGGACATTTACCCCAAACCAACTTAATGGTGGTACTCAATGACAATGAGATGTCCATTTCTCCCAATGTTGGCGCGATCCCCCGTTACCTGAACAAAATTCGTCTTTCTCCGGAAGTCCAATTTATTGCCGATAACCTCAACGATCAACTGAAGCAACTTCCCTTTGTGGATCATTCCTTCACCGGCAGCATTAAAGAGGGGATGAAACGCCTTGCGGTGCCAAAAGTGGGAGCAGTCTTTGAGGAACTGGGCTTTACCTACATCGGGCCCGTGGATGGTCATAACATTGAAGAATTAATCAATACCTTTAATCGCGCCCACCAAATTGTCGGCCCCGTCCTTGTCCATGTGGCGACCACGAAAGGGAAAGGCTATGCCATCGCCGAAAAGGATCAAGTTGGCTACCATGCCCAAAACCCTTTTGACCTGACCACTGGGAAAGCCAAACCCTCTAGCAAACCCAAGCCCCCCAGCTATTCCAAAGTCTTTGGGGATACCCTGACCAAATTAGCCGAAAATGATCCCCGCATTTTAGGGATCACAGCAGCCATGGCCACGGGCACAGGCCTGGATATTCTGCAGAAAAACCTGCCCGATCAATATATTGATGTGGGGATTGCTGAACAACACGCGGTGACGATGGCGGCGGGGTTAGCGGCAAGTGGAATGCGCCCGGTCATCACCATTTACTCGACGTTTTTACAACGGGCCTTTGATCAGATTGTTCACGATGTCTGTATCCAAAACCTACCCGTCTTTTTCTGTATGGATCGGGCGGGGATTGTTGGAGCCGATGGGCCAACTCACCAAGGGATGTATGACATTGCCTATCTCCGCTGCTTGCCCAATATGGTTTTGATGGCCCCCAAAGATGAGGCGGAACTCCAGCAAATGCTCGTTACGGGGATCAATTACACCAGTGGGCCGATTGCCATGCGCTACCCTCGCGGGAATGGTTATGGAATGCCGTTGATGGAAGAAGGCTGGGAAGAACTGCCCATTGGTAAAGGTGAACTTTTACGGCAGGGGGATGATCTTTTGCTCCTAGCCTATGGTTCGATGGTGTATCCCGCCATGCAGGTGGCCGAAATTCTCGGTGAGCATAGTCTCCAGGCCACGGTGGTCAATGCCCGCTTTGCCAAGCCCCTGGATACGGAGTTAATTATTCCCCTAGCCAGTCAAATTAAACGGGTCGTCACCTTAGAAGAGGGCTGTTTGCCGGGGGGATTCGGGTCAGCGATACTGGAAGCTTGCCAAGATGCCGGAGTCCTAGTGCCTATCCTGCGCCTTGGTGTTCCTGATCTTCTGGTTGAACACGCCACAGCCGATCAATCGAAAGCAGAGTTAGGGTTAACCCCGCCCCAAATGGCAGAAAAAATTCTGAGTCAGTTCGCTGTGCCTCAACCCATGGGAGTCAGACATTAA
- the gndA gene encoding NADP-dependent phosphogluconate dehydrogenase: MSQQHFGLIGLAVMGENLALNVERNGFSVAVFNRTPTKTEEFMANRAGGRNFKATYSLEELVASLERPRRILAMVKAGQPVDDLIQQLKPLLEPGDILIDGGNSLYTDTERRVKEMEADGLCFFGMGVSGGEEGALNGPSLMPGGSQDAYKALEPILTKIAAQVDDGPCVTYIGPGGAGHFVKMVHNGIEYGDMQLIAEAYDLLKNTLGLNHEQLYEVFAQWNETPELNSFLIEITRDIFKYIDPETNLPLVDVVLDAAAQKGTGKWTVEASLELGVAIPTIVAAVNARIMSSIKEERMAASQQITGPTGKYEGDTQTFINKIRDALYCSKICSYAQGMALIGKASRELFGNSLDLGETARIWKGGCIIRAGFLNKIKQAYDQNPNLANLLLAPEFKQTILDKQTAWREVLIEATRLGISVPAFGASLEYFDSYRRARLPQNLTQAQRDFFGAHTYERTDKPGHFHTEWVPIEEAKG; this comes from the coding sequence ATGTCACAGCAGCATTTTGGCTTGATCGGTTTAGCCGTAATGGGGGAAAATCTAGCCCTCAATGTCGAACGCAATGGCTTTTCCGTCGCCGTCTTCAATCGCACTCCCACTAAAACTGAAGAATTTATGGCCAACCGGGCCGGGGGGCGGAATTTCAAGGCCACCTATAGTCTGGAAGAATTAGTGGCTTCCCTAGAACGGCCAAGACGAATTTTGGCCATGGTTAAGGCCGGACAACCCGTAGATGATCTTATCCAACAGTTAAAGCCCCTCCTTGAGCCAGGGGATATTCTGATTGACGGTGGCAACTCCCTCTACACCGATACGGAGCGGCGGGTTAAAGAAATGGAAGCAGATGGCCTCTGTTTCTTCGGCATGGGTGTCAGTGGTGGGGAAGAAGGCGCGCTGAATGGCCCGAGTTTGATGCCGGGAGGTAGCCAAGATGCTTACAAGGCCCTCGAACCGATCCTGACCAAGATTGCGGCCCAAGTCGATGACGGCCCCTGTGTGACTTATATTGGGCCGGGGGGAGCCGGGCATTTCGTCAAGATGGTGCACAATGGCATTGAATATGGCGATATGCAACTGATTGCTGAGGCCTATGATCTGCTCAAAAATACCCTGGGATTGAACCATGAGCAGTTGTACGAGGTGTTTGCCCAATGGAATGAAACCCCGGAATTGAACTCCTTTTTAATTGAAATTACCCGCGACATCTTTAAGTACATTGACCCGGAAACCAATTTGCCTCTGGTGGATGTAGTTTTAGATGCGGCAGCCCAAAAAGGCACAGGTAAATGGACAGTGGAAGCCTCTCTGGAGTTGGGGGTGGCCATTCCGACAATTGTCGCTGCTGTCAATGCCCGGATTATGTCTTCCATAAAAGAGGAACGGATGGCGGCCAGTCAACAAATTACGGGGCCCACGGGCAAATATGAGGGTGATACCCAAACCTTTATCAATAAAATCCGGGATGCCCTCTACTGCTCCAAAATCTGCTCCTATGCTCAGGGAATGGCCTTGATTGGTAAAGCCTCCCGTGAGTTATTTGGCAACAGTCTGGATCTGGGCGAAACGGCCCGGATTTGGAAAGGGGGGTGTATTATTCGGGCGGGCTTTTTGAACAAGATCAAGCAGGCCTACGATCAAAACCCAAATTTAGCGAATTTACTCTTGGCCCCAGAGTTCAAGCAAACCATTTTGGATAAACAGACGGCCTGGCGGGAGGTCTTAATTGAAGCAACTCGCTTAGGAATTTCTGTTCCCGCCTTTGGCGCATCCTTAGAGTACTTTGATAGTTATCGGCGGGCACGGCTCCCCCAAAACCTCACCCAGGCCCAGCGGGACTTCTTTGGGGCCCATACCTATGAACGCACCGATAAACCTGGCCATTTCCACACGGAATGGGTTCCTATTGAAGAAGCAAAAGGGTAA
- the bchL gene encoding ferredoxin:protochlorophyllide reductase (ATP-dependent) iron-sulfur ATP-binding protein translates to MKLAVYGKGGIGKSTTSCNISVALARRGKKVLQIGCDPKHDSTFTLTGFLIPTIIDTLQEKDYHYEDVWPEDVIYKGYGGVDCVEAGGPPAGAGCGGYVVGETVKLLKELNAFDEYDVILFDVLGDVVCGGFAAPLNYADYCMIVTDNGFDALFAANRIAASVREKARTHPLRLAGLIGNRTSKRDLIDKYVDSVPMPVLEVLPLIEDIRVSRVKGKTLFEMAETDPSLNYVCDYYLNIADQVLAAPEGVVPNDAPDRELFTLLSDFYLNPAPVQAKNELELMMV, encoded by the coding sequence GTGAAACTGGCAGTATATGGCAAAGGTGGTATCGGTAAATCCACCACAAGCTGTAACATTTCTGTGGCCCTAGCCCGCCGGGGCAAAAAAGTCCTCCAAATTGGCTGCGATCCCAAACACGACAGCACCTTTACCCTAACTGGTTTTTTAATTCCCACCATCATTGACACCCTGCAAGAGAAGGACTATCACTACGAAGATGTTTGGCCGGAAGATGTCATTTATAAAGGCTATGGTGGCGTGGATTGTGTCGAAGCGGGTGGCCCTCCGGCAGGGGCGGGTTGTGGTGGCTATGTGGTCGGCGAAACGGTCAAGCTCCTCAAAGAACTCAATGCCTTTGATGAGTATGATGTAATTCTCTTTGATGTGCTGGGGGATGTGGTCTGTGGTGGTTTCGCAGCTCCTTTAAACTATGCCGATTACTGCATGATTGTCACGGATAATGGCTTTGATGCCCTGTTTGCGGCCAACCGAATTGCGGCTTCAGTGCGGGAAAAAGCTCGGACTCACCCCCTACGACTGGCGGGTTTAATCGGAAATCGCACCTCGAAGCGGGATTTGATTGATAAATATGTAGATTCTGTCCCCATGCCCGTTTTAGAAGTCCTGCCCTTGATTGAGGATATTCGGGTCTCACGGGTGAAGGGCAAAACCCTGTTTGAAATGGCAGAAACGGATCCTTCCCTGAACTATGTCTGTGACTACTACCTGAACATTGCCGATCAAGTTTTGGCGGCCCCAGAAGGTGTGGTTCCCAATGATGCACCGGATCGGGAATTGTTTACCTTGCTGTCCGACTTCTACCTCAATCCGGCCCCGGTTCAGGCCAAAAATGAGTTGGAATTAATGATGGTATAG
- a CDS encoding urease accessory protein UreF, with protein sequence MDSQALLRLLQLASPALPVGAYAYSEGLEFLIQTEQITTADALKNWITAELRIGAIRVDAAIVIRAYQAQVRGDSTSIESWNHWLTAARDGEALRQQSLQMGRSLWQLFCDLEPETQNFNPQEFHHFAVAFGRVAGAWQIELGPAILGFLQSWTSNLINAGVKLIPLGQTQGQRLLLALHQPITQACAEILRLKDEQLDNCSWGLSLAVMGHETLYSRLFRS encoded by the coding sequence GTGGATTCTCAAGCACTGTTACGACTATTGCAATTAGCGAGTCCCGCTTTACCCGTAGGAGCCTATGCCTATTCCGAGGGTCTGGAGTTTTTGATTCAAACTGAACAAATCACCACCGCAGACGCGTTAAAGAATTGGATCACGGCTGAATTAAGGATTGGGGCAATTCGGGTTGATGCCGCCATTGTGATCCGTGCCTATCAGGCCCAAGTCAGGGGAGATTCTACCTCAATTGAATCCTGGAATCACTGGTTAACGGCGGCCCGAGATGGGGAAGCCTTACGCCAACAAAGCCTGCAAATGGGCCGCTCTCTCTGGCAACTTTTTTGTGATTTAGAACCGGAGACGCAAAATTTTAATCCCCAAGAGTTTCATCACTTTGCGGTTGCCTTTGGGCGGGTGGCCGGGGCCTGGCAGATTGAGTTAGGGCCAGCAATCTTAGGCTTTCTCCAGAGTTGGACGAGTAACTTAATCAATGCTGGCGTAAAACTGATCCCCCTTGGGCAAACTCAAGGTCAGCGGCTCTTACTTGCTTTACATCAACCCATCACCCAGGCCTGTGCAGAGATTCTTAGACTTAAAGATGAGCAACTGGATAATTGTAGTTGGGGCCTTTCCCTGGCAGTGATGGGCCATGAAACCCTTTACAGTCGCCTGTTTCGGAGTTAG
- a CDS encoding photosystem II reaction center X protein, which produces MTALHALILNSAPLMTITPSLKGFFIGLIAGAVVLGAAAVGLFVLSQIDKVQRQS; this is translated from the coding sequence ATGACTGCTTTGCATGCTTTAATCCTCAACTCTGCCCCCCTGATGACCATTACTCCCTCTTTGAAAGGCTTTTTTATTGGCTTAATTGCTGGAGCCGTGGTCTTGGGTGCCGCCGCTGTTGGTTTATTTGTCCTCAGTCAAATTGACAAGGTTCAACGCCAATCCTAA
- a CDS encoding DUF5331 domain-containing protein, whose protein sequence is MNPEQLRQTIKTKWLAYYENNRHWISRLAVWVNYQGKRRPSAGFILGTLSVLEPQLTYVLPVIVDLSNDPDRLILALGLNFNPDEELAKLDDPALESKEVRYLPPKSFVSNRAEEHRETATAKKERATPPNG, encoded by the coding sequence ATGAATCCAGAACAACTCCGACAAACTATAAAAACCAAGTGGTTGGCTTACTACGAAAACAACCGCCATTGGATTTCCCGTTTAGCAGTGTGGGTCAACTATCAAGGTAAGCGGCGGCCCTCAGCCGGGTTTATTCTCGGCACGTTGAGTGTGCTAGAACCCCAGTTGACCTATGTGTTACCTGTGATTGTGGACTTAAGCAATGATCCAGATCGGTTAATTTTGGCCCTAGGCTTGAATTTCAACCCTGACGAAGAGTTAGCAAAGTTGGATGACCCAGCCCTGGAGAGTAAAGAAGTCCGCTACTTACCCCCGAAATCCTTTGTCAGTAACCGGGCTGAGGAACATCGGGAAACTGCCACCGCCAAAAAAGAACGGGCAACGCCCCCTAACGGCTAA
- a CDS encoding Calvin cycle protein CP12, translated as MSDINQEIEKARLEARAACDTAGATSGECAAAWDALEEIQAEASHQREAKVEPKNSFQQYCDDNPEAAECRIYDD; from the coding sequence ATGAGCGATATCAATCAAGAAATCGAAAAAGCCCGTTTGGAAGCCCGTGCTGCCTGTGATACTGCGGGAGCTACTTCTGGGGAATGTGCCGCGGCCTGGGATGCTCTTGAAGAAATTCAAGCCGAGGCCTCACACCAACGGGAAGCGAAAGTGGAGCCAAAAAACTCCTTCCAGCAATATTGTGATGACAACCCAGAAGCTGCTGAGTGCCGGATTTACGACGACTAA